The Flavobacterium johnsoniae genomic sequence TGAAGTGTATTCGGCTCTTGGCCTGATTTCAATATTCATTAGGAACTGTTGGGATAAGCTGTCTTTTTGCTGTGCACATAATTGAAATACAGATAAAATAATAAAAGGCAATAAGATTCCTTTATTCGCAGGTGTTTTGATTATCATGCTTCTTATATCCTATAGAATTAGTGTATAAAAGTAACAATAGTATGCCTATTTGCAATACTATAATTAAGTTTGATAATTCTTATTTATAATTTTTTTGTTAAATAATTGATATAAAAAATAAGACAACTCAAAAAGTTGTCTTATAATTAATTGATAATTGCAAAAAAAAATTACTTTTTGCAATCTTTCGGAGCACAAGTTGCCGAATCGTCTTTGCAGCAATGGGTTGAACATTTTTCAGTGCAATTTTTCTCCGCATCAGTTTTTGACAAGTTTGCATAAGCGAAGATACTTCCAGCTGACAATACCAATGCTGCAAGAGTAAGGTACATTTTGTTTTTCATAATTTTAATTTTTAATGATTAATACTACTTAAGACGTACTAATCTAAAAATGATGCAGACTTTGCTGATTTTTTTTCTAACAGCCTGAATTTTTATATATGAACCTTCCGTAAATGATCCGGTGATATCAGCATTTTCCTCCGCTGCATGATTTTTTAGAGGTAACATTCATAACATTTCCACGGCGGTCTAATTCAATACTGCAGCAATCCAGAAGCATTTCCTTTAATTTGGATCTGCCTCTTTGCACGCGAGACCGTATGGAAGGATAGGCAAGGCTGTATTTTTCTGTTAAGTCTTTCTGTTTGATTCCATGTATTTCGCTGTCCATGATAATATCCCGATAGTCTTCCGGCAGGCGCTCAATGAATTTTATTAAACAGCAGTCCAGACTTTCCGAAGTATCAAAATCTGTTTCATGCATTACTTTTTGCATCATACATTCGGTCAGCTCCGATTTTTTATGATTTGAATTTTTTCGGTAATAGTCAATAATGGAATTTCTTGTGATTGTGAAAATCCAGCTTTTTAGTTTGCCTTCGTCGGTCAGTGATCCTAAATTCTCGTTTATCTTTATAAAAACTTCCTGCAAAACATCAGATGCATCGTGGGTATCATTTATGCGCGCCTTAATATACTTGCCTAAAATGATATAAAACTGATTGTGAATAGTATTTATTTCCAAACTCATAGTTTTTATGTTCTGCTTATGCAGAAAGCGGGATTAGCAACAATTGATTTTACCTCTGAAATTATTCCAGATAAGGGCTGTTTTTGGCATGCATAAGAAAACATGAAGAAGTGCCATTAGGATAGCTCCCGGCAGTAGATTTACAATTAACAGATTAAAGAATCCCGGAGATTGATTGATATTGGAAATCATTATTTCCCCATTTTGAAAAGTAAACCTGATGGAGAGATAAACCGCAATTGACGCAAAATGAAACCCATTTACGAATAAATGGACAATATATTCCCAGCGCGGAAGCCCTCCCATAAACTGCCTGCTGTCTTTCTCTATAAAAGCGTCATACCCGAGCACCATTATATCCAAAAGAACTATGGTTAAGCCTATTACAAAACTAGTATGATTATCCTGTTTCAAGAACAAAAAATAAAGGATTGCCGGAAAGAAAACAGCTCTCAATGTATGGGTAATGTGCTCGGTTTTACTTTCTTCCCGATTGTGAAGCTGGTATTTGAAAATATGCAGATAAAAGCCATCATACAAGGCCAAGACCGCAAAAAGGACAAGAAAGAAGGATGAAATGATAATTGCTGTTTCCATTTTATTTTTGATTGATTATAAAAGCAAAACTATGGGGAAGCATAATTAAAACGAAGGACAAATGTCCTCTATTTTTGTGCTATCTCATTTCTTATCCTGCTGAGTGTCCTGCGTGTTATTCCAAGATAACTTGCAATATCATTTACTGAAGCCTTGTTTACAACTGCAGGCTGTTCCTTAAGCATGCGCATGTATTTTTCCTTTGCGGTTTCATTGCACAAAACACTGGCATACTGCTCCATAACCATATACTGCCGCTCGGCAATTGTCCTTCCTATATTCTGCCATAGCGGACTCTTCTGATAGAGAATCTGCAGGTCATTGTAACTGATTGTTATAAGCTGGGTATCTTCCACTGCCTGAATGGAAAGTTCCGAAGGCTGCTGCGAAATAAAGCTCTTATATGAAGCCGTGAGATTATTTTCAGCGCAGAAGCAGGAAGTCACTTCTTCGGATTTTTCATTTATGTAATAGGTCCTGAGCAGTCCTTTCTTTATGAAAGCGGCCTCATGAGATGTTTTGCCAATTTCTGCAAAATAACTCCCTCTGCTTATAGTGCGTGTTTTGAAATATTGACCGTAATTTTCAAATTCCTGGTCGCTGACTGCAGCAATACTCCGCAAAAATAATTTAAAGCCTTCCATTCTTATGAATTTTTAAAAACTTACAAACTGTCAGTACGATTTGAATAGAACTTTTTTCTAAACCAGAAAGCAAGATTTACCAAGGCTATAAGAGCAGGCACTTCTACCAGAGGACCTATAACACCTGCGAAGGCTTGTCCGCTGTTTATTCCAAATACTCCGATTGCCACGGCAATGGCAAGTTCAAAATTATTCCCTGTTGCTGTAAATGCAATAGATGTGGCTTTTGAATAGTCTGCCCCAAAATATTTGCCGATAAAGAAACTGATGATAAACATCAAAGTAAAGTAAATCACAAGCGGTATTGCAATGCGCACAACATCCATAGGGATCTGAACAATAAGTTCCCCTTTCAGGCTGAACATTACAATGATTGTAAAGAGCAATGAAATAAGAGTAATAGGTGAGATGAATGGCACGTACTTATTCTCAAACCATTCAGAACCTTTTAAAGCTATCAAAGCATAACGGCTTATAATTCCAAGAGCAAAAGGAATACCTAAATAGATACCGACGCTCTCGGCAATCTGAGCAATGCTGATGTTCACCTCAAAACCGTCATATCCAAAATAGGGAGGGAGGATGGTTATAAAGATGTATGCATATACGCTATAAAGCAGCACCTGAAAAATGCTGTTCAGGGCAATAAGCCCTGCAGCATATTCGCGGTTTCCGTCTGCCAGATCGTTCCATACCACAACCATTGCGATACAGCGAGCCAAACCGATCAGGATCACTCCAATCATGTATTCAGGATATCCGTTCAAAAACAGCAATGCTAATAAAAACATCAAGACAGGGCCTACAATCCAATTTAGGAATAAAGAGGCACCCAAGACTTTTGTGTTTTTGAAAACCTGTCCCATCTGCTCATATTTTACTTTTGCCAGAGGCGGATACATCATCAGGATAAGCCCTATTGCCAATGGAATGTTTGTTGTTCCGCTGGAGAAAGAATTGATGAAATCTCCGCTGGAAGGAATAAAATATCCTATTGCCACTCCTATTGCCATGGCAAGAAAAATCCAAAGGGTCAAGAAGCGGTCAAGGAAGCCTAGTTTTTTGCGTTTGACGGCTGGCGCACAGTTATTTGCTGACATTTTATTTTTTTATTTGCGAGAATACGTAAAACATTTCAGTTCCTATCTGCAGGCTGCGCTCCAGATAAGTTTCCTTCTGCTGAGGCGTTCCGTCAGAAATTTTTGGATCTTCAAAAGTGATCGGAATTCTTTTCTCTGCTCCTGCTATAAAAGGGCATCCGCCGTCAGCCTGTGAGCAGGTCATTATTGCGGCGAATCCGCTTTCAGGATTGAAATCATCATCATAGGTTTTGGAAAAACCAATGACAGGAAGTTCGTCAGCTGAATATTTTATGGAATAAAAAGGGTTCGATCCCTCTGAAAGAGTTTTGATGTTGAATCCTGAATACTTCAAAGTCTCCGCAGCCATCGGGAAAAGAGCAGTGGCCTCAGTTCCTCCTGAATAGCATGAGACATTTTTTACATCATAAAAGGCAGCCGCTGTCTGCGCCCATACCTGCGAGAGATGGCTTCTTCTTGAATTATGAGTACAGATTAAATTTAACCTGGTTTCCAGATTATTGTCAACTTTAGTCTGAATGAAGTCGATTAATGGCTGCAGGACTGCTTTGCGATCTTCGGAGATTTGCTTAAAATCAAATGATTTAACGGTATTCTCAATTTGCGGATATAACATAGTTTTGTGGGCTGTAAAAGGTTTATTAATTATCTCTTTAATGATTAGCAGCATCCTCCGCCTGGAGTGCATGAATTAGCATTGTCCGCATTTAGCTGAGATAATTTTACTTTAGGTTTGTCAGATGGAATACCGCACTGTTCCTGAGCAAGACAGGCTGTCTGTTTATTGAGTAGAGTGAAGTTTTTACCGTTAAAGTCCAAATCGTATTTCCCGATGGTTGTGTTCTGGTATTCTACCTCAATTTCATAATCTTCAATTCCCAATACTTTTTCTGAAAGCTCAATGATATGAATCAGTTTCTGAGGTTTAAGCCTGTGCTCGTAGTCGTTGGCATCCCAAAGCTGGAAATTTACGACAGTCTCTTTTCTTACTGTTCCTCCGCAGTCGATGAAGTTTTTGGTAACCAGACCTACTTCGGTTACATGAAAATATTCTGGTACAAATGTGCCGTCTGGCAGTTCAAAATTTACAGCCTCAACTGTTTTAAGCACTTCTTTAATTTCTGAAAGTTTCATAATTTTTTATATTTAGTTAAACTATATTTTTTATTAATTAATAAGACTGCTTCTTCTTTCAAGAAGCGCAGTATCTCTCCAGATACCATTTTGTTTTCCGATTTTCTCCCTTGTTCCAAGTATCCTGAAGCCTGCTTTTTCATGAATGCGGAGACTTGCCGTGTTCTCAGGAAAGATCCCTGCCTGAAGCGTCCAGATTCCTTCTGTTTCACTCTGTTTTACAAGTTCCTTTAAAAGGGCAAGACCAATTCCTTTTCCTGAATTTGCAGGATCCACGTATACGCTCACTTCTGCAACTCCAGCGTAAACGCAGCGGGAAGAAACAGGGGTAAGGGCAGCCCATCCAATTACTTTGTTATTTTCTTCCATCACAATTCGGCAAGATGCAAGATGAGACTGATCCCAGTCTTCCCACGAAGGGGCGCTGGTCTGGAACGTGGCGTTGCCGGTATCAATTCCTTTTTGATAGATTGATTTTACTTGATTCCAGTCTTCAACTAATAGTTTTCTGATTTCCATATCTCTTAGATTAACAGCATTCGTTTTTCTTTTTTGCTAAATGATCAGATATGTGCTCAAAAAAGCCTTTTATCTTTTCCAGCCCAGGCTCATTGATGCAGTAACAGATAGAATTTCCTTCGATGCTTCCTTTAATCAGTCCTGCATTTTTCAATTCTTTCAGATGCTGTGAAACTGTCGGCTGTGAAAGGGGAAGTTCGTTTACAATATCTCCGCAGATGCAGGCATCCACTTTTAATAAATATTCCATAATAGCAATACGCGCAGGATGGCCCAGCGCCTTGGCTAAAACAGCCAGCTCATTCTGGCTTTCTGTAAAGTGATCTGTTTTTGTTGCTCCCATCGTTTTATATTTATATTGCAATATTACGATATAAAATTGAATAAGCAATGATTTATGTTGTTATTTTTAATTTGTTTAATTGCTTTGAGAGTGATTTAATTTGAAAAATCTCTTAAAATATTGTTAAGGTGCTATTCTGGTCTTTGTGTTTACTAGGTATTTGAGTGGTTTGAATCCTGAATGGTTAACTTGACAGGATTTATAAATAATCTATTTTTTGAAGTAAAAGCTCGTTAAATGGTTTGTAAAAGGCATAAAAAAAACGCTAAATCGAAAGATTTAACGTTTTTTTAAGAGTGACCCTTACTGAACAATTTACAAACCATTTTATGAATGATTTAAAGAAATTAGCCTATTTTCAAGTGAATTTGTGAGATTATTATCTTGTTCTTTCATTTCTGAGCGGTTTGTATGTATCGTAGGGGTAAAACAATTGTTCAATTAATTTTTAATGTGATAAAAGTTTCCTTTATAAATTTTGATTATTTCCTTTAAATAATACGCATAGTTAGAAGCAAATTCAAATTTCCAAAATATCTCTATCATAATTTACCCATGATAAATTTTAAAATGGAGTTGTTGAAAAAAATCAATTTAGGCTTCTATACTCCTTAGGTGTCTTTCCTGTCTTAGTTTTAAATAGTTTGCTAAAATACTGCGGGTATTCAAAACCGAGAGAATAGGCAATTTCTGCAACAGAAGAATCGGTATTCATTAAAATGCTTTTGGCTTCTTCCATGAGAAAATAATGAATATGATCTTGGGCATTCATTCCAGTTTCTTTTTTTAGCAAATCTGTTAAGTAATTTGGAGATAAATGAAGTGCATCTGCAAGATCTTTTACTGTTGGAAGTCCGTTCTTTTTTAAATCACTTTTGTTAAAGTATTCCTTAATAATGTTTTCTGCTTTAGCAACAATATCGCGGTTTGCATTCTTTCTGGTTATAAACTGTCGGCCGTAATAGCGTGAACAGTAATTTAGCAGGAGTTCAATATTAGAAACGATTAAAGTCTGGCTGTGATTGTCGATATTTTCCTGAAGTTCGTTTTGAATCTTTACAACACAGTCATGCAATATCTGTTTTTCTTTTTCAGAAAGGTGTAAGGCTTCGGATGTTTCATAGGAGAAAAACGTGTATTCTTTCATTTTTAATCCCAGAGAAGTATTGCGGATAAGGTCTGGATGAAAAAAAAGTCCCCATCCCATCATGTCGTCTCTTTTTTCAATTTCATTATCCATCGTCATTGTCTGTTTGGGAGCGATGCAGATTAGGCTTCCTTCTTGAAAATCATATGTCTGCTTGCCGTATCGGAGTCCGTTTGCACAATAATTTTTAAACATTATCGAATAAAAATCACAGCAGATGCGCGTGCCTTCTTCGACATATTCGTCTACTTTGCTAAAATCGATAACAGCCACCAGCGGATGATTGATATTGCCCTGCTGCACAAACTTATTTATGTCGGAAATGCTTTTTAGATTGATTATCGGTTTCATATTCTCTTGATCAAAAACAAATTATTAATTTACTTTAACTCTTTAGTTTAAAATTTTTGCATTGCTTAATTCTGCTACTATCATTTCGTAATATGCATTGGCTCTCTCCTGCGAAAAATAATCAACCATTAATCCGGCTAAGGCAAAAAAGGCAAGTCCAAGGCCTAATCCATGAAGAGCTGGATTTTTAGAGAACCAAAAGAGCAGCAGTGAAATAGGAAAAAAAACAACAGCCACAATTTTTGATATTGTATATCCGATTTGAAAATCTTCAACACGTTTTTTTTCGGCTTTTACAAAAGCATGATGGTCTTTTTCAAAATCCTGTTTATAGGATGTTAATCGGTTATTGTTTGAAACAATCATAGAGAAACCAATTGCTGTGTAAACTATTCCCACTACAATTAAAGGAATAACTAATGCTTTGGCATTCAAGGTAGAACCAAATTTTCCAAATAAAATGCCTCCAATGATCGTGATAATACCAAAGTTAGTGATAAAATAGGCTTCAAATAATTCGCCTGTGATCCAATTTAGAGTATGATTGTAAAAATTCATCATTTATATCTATGCCAAGTTACTGTTTTTCCTAATAAGGATATTCCTAAATAGCCTCTTAAATTGAGTTTGCCATCTTCAATCCATGCTTTGCAGGTATAGGTATCGCCGCTTGGAGGATCGTAAATTTTCCCGTTAGTGTACTCTTTACCGTTCCATTCTAATCCTGTTAAGCTGGTTATGCCAAGAATGTTTCTGCTTCTCAATCTTACATCTGGGTTTTTGCTGTCTTTTTTAGAAGTTATGCCATCTTTTTCAACCACAAGATTTCCCCATAAAAGTTTGGCCGAATAATTAGCGCCATCTTTAAAAAACTCCATTCGGACATCCTTTTTATCAGATTCCCACACGCCGACTATCGATTTCTCATTAACTTGAGCCTGCATTTTAGAGGCCACGGCCAATAAAATCAAAAACAAAATTTTAGCTGTCTTCATCGTTTTTATTTTTATGCATAGGTTTTACATTTGGCTCATTACAATTTTATCAAACAGCTTATCTCCCAGATAGGTTCTCATCCAGACCATAGGTTTTGCAAATTTTCCAACCCTGTAACGTGTTTTTGGATTATTGCTGTTCACAATTTTAAGGATAGTGTCAGAAATAACGGATGGATTGGAAGAGCCATTTCCTTCTGCAGACTTTTTGGTTCCTTCAACTATTTTTTCCATCAGATTGGTGTAAGCACTTCTTTTGGAGATTTTTGAGAAGTTGTCCAGCAAAACAGAACCAAATTCAGTTGCAATAAAACCTGGTTCCAAAACCACAACCTTAATGTTGAATGCTTTCAATTCCAATCGCAGACAGTCGCTTAGCCCTTCAACTGCGTGTTTGGAAGCGTGATACCATGCGCCCATTGGAAAGTACATTTTTCCTCCCATTGAAGAGGTATTGATGATTGTCCCTGAATTTGCTTTACGCATATAAGGCACCACTTTTTGGGTTACTGCCGCAATTCCAAAAACATTTACTTCAAATTGTCTTCTGGCTTCATCTAAAGAGACATCTTCTACTGATCCATACAAACCGAAACCGGCGTTATTCCATAAGACATCAATTTTTCCCTCTTTTTGAATAATTGTATTTACGGCAGTTTCTATTTCAGATTCATTTGTAACATCCATTTGAATTGGATATCCTCCCGATGCTTTTAAATCCTGCATCTGATTAATTCGTCTTGCGGCTGTGTAAACTGTATGGCCTTGTCTGATAAGTGCTTTCGCAGTTTCTTTGCCCATACCTGAACTCGCGCCTGTAATTAAGATTATTTTTTTCATTTCTTTCTTCGTTTAAAATTATATGGCAAAATTAGAATGATAATAGAGGTAAGAATTAATACGAATCCATTATAGTTGTATACTTTTCTAATATAAAAGCTTAAGAAGATCCAAGATTTGCATTTTATATTTCTATACTTTGATTTTGGCCTGCAAAATTGTTTTGGGAGGACTGCTGATAAAAGATATAGAATTAATGAAATTGTGATAAGGACGCTATAATTATTTTGGGAATTACTATATTAGTATTAACAAAATTAAGACAAGCTTAAAGAGAAAAAATCCTATATCCTTAGCGGGATTTCGAACCATCGTTCAGCTTCGATTAAATCTCTGATAGCGCCACTTTAAGACTGTTTATTTCAAACAGACTAAGAATTTCTTGTGAAAAAATCGAACCGCAAATATTAGGCTGTTAAGGCTTGAAATATCTACACATTAGGGTATAAAAAAAGAGACAACTATTTACTAGTTGTCTCCTTAAGTGACCTCAAAGATACAATTTACAAACCATTTTATGAATGATTTAAAGAAATTGGCTTACTTTCAAGTAAATTTGTAAGATAATTATTTTAAATTTTTGTTAGGAAGCGGTTTGTATGTATCGTAGAGGTTAAATGTTAAAAAGGCTATTTTTAAAATATAATTGAATCTCTAAAGAATATTTATTAGATTAAAATCTATAAGATTATTTGATTTATTATTGCAAGAATTTGATTCAAATAATATTTAAAATAATATAAAACTTTTTAGAAAATATATAGCAAAATTTGTTTAGGATAGGAATGTACTTGATGCTGGCGTTTTTTAACTTTGACTATTTATATTTTATATTAATGGAGATAATATCAGAAGTCATATTAGTGGTTCTGGTATAATGACCATAGCGTATTTCTAGAGTGTTCCAGTGTTTTAAACCAAATATACCGTTTGGAGGAGTAAATTTCATTCCCATTCCAAAGAAACTGCTGTCAAACTTTGATAAATCATAGTTGCTGGTATAGAATTCATCGGCTGCAGTATGTTCGCCGTAAGGTTTGAAATACTTGGTTCCACTTTGGGTATAATACCTATAAAAAGGGCTCAATGAAAATGCCTGAGTTAATTTTACAGGAATCTCCAGATCAGCAGTATGTGCTTTCAGGCTCCAGTCGTCTGTATAATATCTATAATAAGCGCGGATAATCACATTATCACTAAAGAAATAACTAGCTCTTATTCCCAGTGGAATTTTAAGTCTTGTATCAGGCATTTTCTCCTGATGAACAGAACCGTCAGTAAAATAAACCCTATGAAAAGGAAGGCTTAAATACCCGTTTTGGCTGATAACATCACCTACGATCATCAACTGCAGATTTTTGTTTACCACCTGTGAGTAACTTAAAGTTCCGGCAAAAGTGTTTCTGTTGGCACTATCATACCCTTCGTTTCCTGGTGTACGGAGTTCAATGGGTTCAATTAATTTAAGCTGATCAATATAAGTTTGGAATTTAGCGGTAAATTCCCCGTTTTTGTCTTTTGTTTTTTGCGAGAAAGCAATATTTCCTCCAAAAGACTGATAATCAAACTCGGTTGATGATGAAATCCCAAAGACATAGGTTCTTCCTTTTTCTTCATTTTCTCTTAAATAAGTCAATGAAGGATAAAATCTGTTATCAGATGAAGAAGCAGATGAATTCGCACTCAAATCAATCATATCTGACGACGCGGAGGTATAATGATCAATTCCGGCTTCTATATCAAAAGTATGTTTGATTCCGGTTTCGCCGTACTTTACCAGTTTAACATCGATCGTGTTTGCAATATCGGTTAAATGTTCAGAACCAATTCCGCCCGTAACGGCTGAATTATCTCCATCTTGTTTATAATAGCTCGAAACTAGATTAACTTCTTCCAATTTTAATTTTTTGCTTTTATAACTGGTAGAATCGGTGGGAACATTTTGCGCCCTTGTCTGAAATAATGCCAATAAAGCAAATCCTGTTATGAATATTCTTTTCATTTTTTATAGTATGAAAATTAGTTACAACCGCAGCCACCACCACTTTTTCCTGAATTTGCTCCGGAAGCTCCTTCACGGTAGGATTGAAAACTGAGTTCTGTCTTTTCAATTTTTCTGTTAGAAAGCACCATTTCAGAATCGTTGAGTTTCCCCTTTTGGTATTCCTTAACCGAAGTGCAGGAGGTAAGCAGCAGGCCGGCAAGAGCAGTACTGCATAACAATACGAGAATTTTTTGCTTTGGCTTTTTCATTTTAGACGGATGTTTTTGGATGTGTAAATTTTATTATTGTCATCAATTATTATGCAGTATAAATCAGGAATCTGATCTATTAAAAACAAGCCTGCTTTAATTCCCATAACCGCAATTGGAGTTGCCATTGCATCTGCAAATTCTGCATTTGAGGAGATAATGGTGACGCTTTTTATTCCTGTTATCGGGAGTCCTGTTTTTGGATCAATGGTATGCGAATATTTTTTTCCGTTAATGGTCACGAATTTTTCATAGTTGCCTGATGTTGCCACTGCTTTATTGGATATTTCCATAAACGAAAATGCCGCATTTGGCGCATCAGGATTAGCCACACCTATTGTCCATTTTTTACCGTTCGGTTGCAGTCCCCATGCGCAAAGATCTCCGCTGGCATTAATAATACCGCTTTGTACATTATGTTTTATAAGAATCTGCTTTGCCATTTCTGCGGCATATCCTTTTCCGATACCTCCAAAACCAATACGCATTCCTTTTTCTTTTAAAAAGACGGTTGTGTTTTCTCTATCAAGGATAATATTTCGATAATCAATGAGATATACCATTTTTAATGCTGTTTCGGCATCTGGTAATTTAGTCATGGATTTGTCAAAATTCCATAAATTTTTGTCAATGCTTCCATACGAAATGTCAAATGCTCCCTGTGTAATTTTCGAAATTCCCATAGATCTTTCGATAAGATTAAAAACTTCCAAATCTACTTTGACAGGCTTGATTCCTGCATTTTCGTTAATCAGATTGGTTTGGCTGTCCTCTTTATAGGTAGTTAAAAGTTTTTCAATCCGTCTGATTTCTTCAATAGCCAGATTGATATATTCATTTGCAGCTTTTTCATTTTCAGCAACAACTGTTATAGTAAAGTTGTTCCCCATGAGTTTCAGGGATTGCGAATATTTTTGTTTCTGCAGTATGTTATTTTCGGCTGTCACAGATCGCTTTTATTTCGGCAGTCCATTGTTCAGGAGTAGTTTCTGGTTTTCCATGCCAGGTTTTGATTACTTTGCCATCAGCATCCAAAAGAAGTGTTAAAGGAAAACTTCCGTCTTTATTATAAATTTCTGCTAAATCCTCGTTTCGTTTAACCTGCTCAGGAGTTCCAATGTTTTTCTTTTTTCTTGGAAAATCAGCATTAACCAGCACTAGATTTTCATTGGCCATGGCAGTAAAAACTTCACTTTCAAAATAGTTTCTACGTGTTACTATACATGGACCGCACCAGTCTGAGCCTGAGAAGTTCAATAGAATCAATTCGTGTTTTTCCTTTGCAATTTTTTTAGCATTATTAAAATCAGGTTCCCAGTTTATGGTAATTGCTGTTGTTAATAAAAGGAACAGGCTAATGAGCTTCATTTCAGAGTTTAGTTTTTAGATATTTACGAAATAACGGATTGTTAGTGGTCTTATTTTCTTTTATTGCTTAAGATTGAATTAATTTTTTAATTAGTTAAAAAGCACATTCTATCTTATGAGGTCTGAACACCAAAGATATAACCTACCAATGCTGACATCACCATTGCAAAAGTTCCCCAGATACAAATACGAAGAACTGCGGTAAATATTTTTGAACCTCCTGCCTGTGCAGCTAAAAAGCCGGAAAATGCAAGGAATACAATTGAAAACCCATATTGATAAAAGACCATTTGCTTTATAGGAGCGAAAATGGCTACCAAGAGCGGTAATAATCCTCCGATGGTAAAAGATATTGCTGATGCAAAAGCAGCCATAAGCGGATTGGCCTGCGTTATTTCATTAATGCCGAGTTCATCTCTTGAATGGGTTCCAAGTGCATCATGAGCTGTTAATTCGACGGCAACCTGTCGGGCTAATTCTTTATTTAATCCTCTTTGGATATAAATATCCGTTAGTTCTTTCAGTTCTTCTTCCGGCTGGGTTTCAAGCGCCAGTTTTTCTCTTTTTAAATCTGCTGTCTCAATATCAGATTGAGAACTTACCGATACGTATTCACCAGCAGCCATTGAAAGTGCACCAGCAACCAGCCCTGCGACTGATGCCAGCAAAATTGGTTCTCTGGAAACACTGGCGGCAGCCACGCCGATTGCTAAACTGGTAGTGGATAAAATCCCGTCATTAGCTCCAAGGACCGCTGCCCTTAACCAGCCGCTTCTGTTGATGAAATGGTTTTCTACGTGCATTTTTATTTGAATAACAGTTTAACCCAGTCACGCTTTTCAGCGATTTTTTCGGTACCTCCAAAATTTGTTTTCAGCAATTCCCTAATTTGAAATTTTGTTTTATTCTTGGTGCTTTTTTTCCAATCATTGAAATCATAAATATGAATTTCTACTGCATTTGGATTTGTTATAAAAGAAATCCGTGATATTAAGTCTTTATATTTTATTACTTCATTCAAAATACTGCGGCTGGGAACCACTATCAGTATATTTTCCCAATTCAGATAGTCCTTGCTAATATCATTTCTCTTGTCTAATGCCAGAGATTCAAAAAAAGCTGTTATTTTTTGATTGTTTAGCCGGTCAATTTTTTTATCAATGTTTTTAAATGTGCCTTCTAAGAGCTCTTTATCAATGACATTCATTTCAATCTTTTTTCCAAGTAAATTTAACTCAAAATGCCTTCCGTTTTAGAGCAATTGCATTAGAATGATTCTAAATTTTTATTTTCTATTTTTTGTTTAGCATTCAATTACAGCATGTTGCTTATTAGTATTTTGATCTCTTTGATTATTTTTTAGGTGAATTTCTGCTTTTATAATTCGTTGTGCTAAGATTTTGACTAAAATTTAGAATTTCCAAAAAATTAAAGAACCGTGTTAACTTTTTGTGGTAAAAAAAAAGTAACAATTCCAATAATGATTTAGGT encodes the following:
- a CDS encoding DUF2147 domain-containing protein, giving the protein MKTAKILFLILLAVASKMQAQVNEKSIVGVWESDKKDVRMEFFKDGANYSAKLLWGNLVVEKDGITSKKDSKNPDVRLRSRNILGITSLTGLEWNGKEYTNGKIYDPPSGDTYTCKAWIEDGKLNLRGYLGISLLGKTVTWHRYK
- a CDS encoding oxidoreductase, coding for MKKIILITGASSGMGKETAKALIRQGHTVYTAARRINQMQDLKASGGYPIQMDVTNESEIETAVNTIIQKEGKIDVLWNNAGFGLYGSVEDVSLDEARRQFEVNVFGIAAVTQKVVPYMRKANSGTIINTSSMGGKMYFPMGAWYHASKHAVEGLSDCLRLELKAFNIKVVVLEPGFIATEFGSVLLDNFSKISKRSAYTNLMEKIVEGTKKSAEGNGSSNPSVISDTILKIVNSNNPKTRYRVGKFAKPMVWMRTYLGDKLFDKIVMSQM
- a CDS encoding DUF3570 domain-containing protein, whose protein sequence is MKRIFITGFALLALFQTRAQNVPTDSTSYKSKKLKLEEVNLVSSYYKQDGDNSAVTGGIGSEHLTDIANTIDVKLVKYGETGIKHTFDIEAGIDHYTSASSDMIDLSANSSASSSDNRFYPSLTYLRENEEKGRTYVFGISSSTEFDYQSFGGNIAFSQKTKDKNGEFTAKFQTYIDQLKLIEPIELRTPGNEGYDSANRNTFAGTLSYSQVVNKNLQLMIVGDVISQNGYLSLPFHRVYFTDGSVHQEKMPDTRLKIPLGIRASYFFSDNVIIRAYYRYYTDDWSLKAHTADLEIPVKLTQAFSLSPFYRYYTQSGTKYFKPYGEHTAADEFYTSNYDLSKFDSSFFGMGMKFTPPNGIFGLKHWNTLEIRYGHYTRTTNMTSDIISINIKYK
- a CDS encoding DUF4266 domain-containing protein, producing the protein MKKPKQKILVLLCSTALAGLLLTSCTSVKEYQKGKLNDSEMVLSNRKIEKTELSFQSYREGASGANSGKSGGGCGCN
- a CDS encoding FAD:protein FMN transferase; translation: MGNNFTITVVAENEKAANEYINLAIEEIRRIEKLLTTYKEDSQTNLINENAGIKPVKVDLEVFNLIERSMGISKITQGAFDISYGSIDKNLWNFDKSMTKLPDAETALKMVYLIDYRNIILDRENTTVFLKEKGMRIGFGGIGKGYAAEMAKQILIKHNVQSGIINASGDLCAWGLQPNGKKWTIGVANPDAPNAAFSFMEISNKAVATSGNYEKFVTINGKKYSHTIDPKTGLPITGIKSVTIISSNAEFADAMATPIAVMGIKAGLFLIDQIPDLYCIIIDDNNKIYTSKNIRLK
- a CDS encoding thioredoxin family protein; this translates as MKLISLFLLLTTAITINWEPDFNNAKKIAKEKHELILLNFSGSDWCGPCIVTRRNYFESEVFTAMANENLVLVNADFPRKKKNIGTPEQVKRNEDLAEIYNKDGSFPLTLLLDADGKVIKTWHGKPETTPEQWTAEIKAICDSRK
- a CDS encoding VIT1/CCC1 transporter family protein — its product is MHVENHFINRSGWLRAAVLGANDGILSTTSLAIGVAAASVSREPILLASVAGLVAGALSMAAGEYVSVSSQSDIETADLKREKLALETQPEEELKELTDIYIQRGLNKELARQVAVELTAHDALGTHSRDELGINEITQANPLMAAFASAISFTIGGLLPLLVAIFAPIKQMVFYQYGFSIVFLAFSGFLAAQAGGSKIFTAVLRICIWGTFAMVMSALVGYIFGVQTS